Sequence from the Chloroflexaceae bacterium genome:
CCGCTTTTCCTGCTCCCGCCTCACTACCGTCTGATGATAACGGGCATGTAAACCCGCTCGCCACCGGCAGCCGGTCCGGGCGCGGGTCGCACCGGGCCGTAGAGGCGCCTGGCGCCACTGACCTCCCGCTCCTCCAGCCAGTAGGTGAGATTGCTCGCACCCGCCCCCTGATCGGTCCAGCTATACGTAGCGCCACTGGTTGCGCTGCCACGGGCCGGGATGGGCGCGCCGGTCACCCGCACGGCGTCTTCCAGATTGCCGCTGCTGCTACGCAGAATGTGGAAGCTCTCGGCGCCAGGCTCCACTCCCGTTTCCCAGGCAACCACCACCCCGGCGGGGGTGCGGGTGGCCGTCAAGCTGCGGAGCGTCACTGCCGTCGGATCGATTACGCGCAGGGGCGCCGTCAGGATGTTGCTGGGGTAAAATGTCCAGAGATCCAACCCCTTCTTGTCACCATGCCCCCCATCTTCGCGACAAACCCCCGGCGGCAGGGCAGGGTTGCCGCCTTCTGTAAAGCCAAAGGCCCGCTGACCGCTGCGAGTGTCGTAGCCCAGCAGCGGATCGCTCGCCGGCGGGTTCGGCGGGTTGCCGAAGCCGTTGGGATTGGCCGCGTTACCCGGACAGAGGGGGCCATTCTCGGCCTGGCCGATCAGGACGCCGGAGGGGGTGCGATAGCCCCGGTCATCGTAGAACGCGCCGAAGCAGCCGCCGTTCCAGGGCGGGCAGGCGCCGTTGGGCGGGTTGGTCAACTCGAGGATCGGCCCGCCGTCAATGTTGTTCTCTACGTCCACGAAGGGAAAGTGAATCTCGCCGCCCAGCATCACGGCTCGCGCCTGGAAATCGCCGACCGGGAACAACTGGCCGGCGTTATCCCGCCCGTCCCAGGGGATGGTTACCGCGATTGGCGTCTGCGCCGGAGAAAAGGCGTTATCCTGTCCCGCCCAGGCGGTGCCTGTCGGGGCGCCGGCGGACGCGACACCGCGGAAGGCGCGGTTCTGGGGATTGTTCGGGTCAAAGTTCACCCCATCACGGCTGATGATCAGTTGATAGTTGCCGGGCTGGGAGGCAGTGAAGCTGAAGGTCCCACCCTCGCCGATGCCGGTGGTATTCCCACCCCTTGGACCGGTAAAGCTCAGATTGCCGATGAGCGGAGGGACCGGGGTTAATGGAATGCCCAGGACCGTCAGCACCTCCGGATCGGGCAGGTTGGCGAAAATGGGATACCGCGGCGCCGACAGGCTCACTTCGCCGTCGCCTTGCAACTGGATCAACCCGTTCTGATCATCGAAGGAGGCGGTGGGGTCAGCCAGCAGGGCGCGGTAGAGCGGCCGCGGAGGCTGGCCGGGAACATTGATCTGAAAGCCGAGTTGATTGGCGTAGAAGAGAAAGCCAAACGGATCGCCTCGGGAGCTGACCCGGTAAATGAACCCGGAGTCGGTTACCACATAGGCCGTGGCGGCAATCGGGCGGCCGTTCCCGCCAGTGATGGCAGCGAAGTAATAGGCGAAGAGCCGGCCAGGACGCTCGACGCCTCCGGCGTCACGCACCGTCACGTCCCAGGCCGTCACACTGGTGCGCTGAAGCGGGCCAAAATCGTCGGCGGTGGGATTATCAAGCCCGCCGCTGACAACGGGCACCTCGGTACTGCTAGGTCCCGACGGGCCGATGAAGGCCACGAAGTAGATCCCCGTGACCGGCGCGTTATACACGCAGGGGGTGTACCCGCCAGGGTTGGGCAGCGGGCCGGCCAGCTCCTGGGCGCGGTTTTCGATCCGGCCCACATTCGGGCCCCCTCCTGTCGCTGCGCGATAGGCGTTACAGCTAAAGCCATTCGTAAAGGCGCCCGGCTGCGGCGGAACGGCCGGTCCGGCCAGGGCGGGAAGCGCTTCCTGACCGATCAACCCGGTCACAATGCCAGGGTTGTAGACCAGAATGTCACCGAGGTTTGGCTCACCGCTAACATTGATCGCGCTTGATCCGAGCAGGATCTGCTCGCCTTGCCGGGCGTAGAGGCGCAGCAGAGTGCGCCGGGCGAGGATTACGGGCGAATCGCCGCCGCCGTAGGTGCGCGCCGTCCATTCGAGATGGGCGCGAAAGCGTCCAGGCACCGGTTCGGGATAGAGGGTGCGGCTTCCTTCGCCGCGAGCGATCGAGGCGATGAGCACGGGCACAAGAACCAGGATCAGGCCAACGAATAATCCGGCGCGCCGTAGCGCGTTGCTCTGGAACAATCGGCGCATAACCTCCTCCTGCCCCGCTGGGGGGCGCAGGCACGTTGCGAGCAACGCAAAGCAAGCTGCCTGGCCACGCTTCTGCGAAAAAACAGCCAGCTTGCCTGCCTGCGCCGCTCTTGCCAGGCACGCTCATTCCAACAACTACTCGCTGGAGATTGCGTATACCGCGGGCCGAACGATCCGGATCGCGGAGGGCTGCAGCCTCCAAAGATTTCACTACAGATGAGGTGACGGCGCCGGACCCGGATACGTCACACCCCGAGAGAGTGGGGCATCAGCGCTAATAGCGCAAAATCAGGGCGATCCGACCGTGCTGAGGAAGGGAGCCATCGTCAACGAACACCACACGACCACCCTTCTCAAGCACCTTGACGATCACCGCGTCCACGGCGTCATCGAGCGCCTCGGGGCCGCTGGTCTGGTCGGGATTGAGGATAATGTTGCCGGCAAGATCAGAGGGATCAATCAGGGCCGGCTCGTGGTAGCCCTCTTCAACCACGAGGGTCGCGCCGCGCCCTTCGTGGGCGAAGCGCCAGACCTCGCCGATGGTGGAGGCCGAGCGCTGCGCGCCAACAGCGGCGTTCAACTCGTCGAAGATCGCCAGGCGGCGCGCGCCAAGGCTTTCGCGAACCGGTGGCCAGATCATTTTGCCCAGGTCGTGGGCCGAGGTGGCATCGTAGTTGCCCGTCAGGGTGGCGATGATCTGATTGGCATGGCTGGTCACTTCACGAAAAAAAGCGATGTTGCGATCAACGCCGGCCAGAGCAAGGGGCAGCGGATCTCGGGCCATGAACGTTCCCAGAGCATGATCCACATTGCGAAAGAAGTTCCGGCTGTATTCATCGCGCAGTAGTGAGTAGTTGATTGCCACATCCTTAGGACCGGGCCGCCCGCTGCTCAGATTGGGGTTGCTCATCGGGAAGGGCGTGCCGGGACGCAACTCCTCGAGGTCGTCGCGCACGGCCTCGAAGAGGCGGGTCTGCTGCTCAGAGAGAGCCAGCACCCAGTAGCGCGGCGAGCGATTGAAGGCGTAGATCAAGTCGCGAACGAAGAACGTATCATCCACCACGACACGCTCAGGCAGCGTGAAGGGCAGACGGAACATCTTCGTCATCTCGGCGTTCACAAAGATCGCCATGCCATCGAGGTTGTGCTCGTGGTCAATATCTGCGGTCGCCTGTTCGAGCAGGCGCAGCACCGACGCCACCTCGCGCTTGCCCAGTTCGCCGGTGAGCCGGTTGGTCGCCTCAGCAACCAGGTTCTTGAGGCGGATCGGGTCCTGGCGATTATCGGGCGAGGTGCGATGGGTAGGCAGAGTGATAGTAAGGCACGGATACTCGCGAACAGCAGCGAGATCAACAATGTCCTGGCGGTTCATTGGAAATGTTCCTTGTGGCTAGACGAACGGGCGAGTCACCCGGCTGCGCGCCGGTCCGACGCTCACCATTATACGCCTATACCGCCAGCGCGAGCGAACGGCGCCGTAGCGTTTCCGGGTAGGGTTCCGAAGCATCGGGTGACGCAACAGTTCGCTGCCCATAGATCATTGCCAGAGCCTCCGCTCGCGAGCGCACCCCCAGTTTGCTAAGTTTGCTATAGATGTTTCGGAGGTGAAATTTTACGGTTGATGAACTGATCTGCAAGCGCCGGGCAATGTCATTGTTGGAGATGCCCTGGAGCAGCAGGCTCAAGACGGCCTGTTCACGCTCCGACAACTCCTCCTGATCGAGATCGTTTTCATTTTGCCCGACAATAGCCAGTGCGGCGATGTCGGGGTCAATCGTCAACAGGCCGCCAGCGGCGCTCCTGATGGCCTGTACCAGGTCGAAGGCGTCAATCTGCTTCAGCAAGTACCCAACGATGCCGAGTTGCAGCCCGTGACGCAGCAGCGTCTCATCTACCCGGTCAACGAGAACAATGACGCTCACCTTCGGATACTGCTGGCGCATCTGTGCAATAAGGCTAAGCGCGCCAGGCAAGGCGCCGTCGAGCAATACCAGATCAGGACGCAGGCGCTCACAGAGTGTCAGCACATCGGCGCTGCGGCTTGCTTCACCGACGATCTCGAAGTCGGGAAAGGTAGAACAGATCTGCCGGATGCCGGCCCGGAAAATCGCCTGTGCGTCGGCGCTGATCAGTCGAATCATCCCTTTCTGTCCCATCATCGTTACCCTTGGCATTCCGTTATCGGCGGAAGTCGCTCCACCCCGGCCAGAGGTCTCCCGCTCCTCCAAACGGCTGCGATGCGGTGCAATCCAGGCCGACATGACTATCGCTGTGCAGACCACACTGTGCAGCGGCTTGAGCCGGGGAACTTACGCTTCCGTCCCCTCGTTATAGTGACGGTGCATAACCCTCCGGGAGGACCTTACTTCAACCTGAACCGCATTTTGAGGATCGTGGGATAGTTGTGCGATTAGACTGCGTTTTAGTGTAACACTCCGGCTGCGCTGCGGCGTCACACAAAAAGGAGTAATTTCCTTCGCCGCCGGCCATCCACGCACAATGTGACCCGGCGGCGATGGTCTATGCTGTTACTGACCGTTTGCTCGCCGGTGTCTTCTACCGGCTTCCCCAGATCTACTTCATTTCATGTGATGCGACGCGCAGGGTCTGGTGCTACCCTTACAGAGAGCGCCGCTGGTTCGAATAGTGAAATGATGCGCACATGACCCTTTCCGGCCACGGTCCGAAGATGTACACCATCCACGTGCGAGGACATGTTGAGCCGCACTGGGAAACGGAACTGCGCATGCAGATCGCTTACCAGCATACCGACGACGGCGAGATCAGCCTGCTTAGGGGCCGCCTGCCCGATCAGGCGGCGCTGCTTGGCATTCTCGGCTGGCTGGCTATGTGGGGTTATGAAATCCTTGGCTTTGTGATGTCTTCCCCACCGGCTGCCCCCCCAGGGGAAGCTCTTTCAGACAACCATCCCGATAGGCAAGTATAGAGTTTTCCGCTGTTTCCCGCAGAAGGGGCGGCAGCAGTCCAGAGCGCCGGGGCACCTGGGCGCGGCGCAGGCCTCGGCTACGATTCTGGCCTTCCTGATTGCCGGGGCCCTGGGCACGTTTCTGAGCTGGCGGTACGCCTTCGGCCTGCTGGTGATCCTGGCGGCGGCGATCTTTGGGCTGAGTTTCCGGCTGAAACCGGTGCCGGCGCTGGCGATTATCCCTGCCGGCAAACTGCCCCATTACAAGCCCGAGGAGATCTCGGTGGAGACGACCGAGGAAATGGCGACCGTCGCGAAGCCGAAGCGGGCGCCCTGGTGATACCGAAGACTGCCGATGGGCAAGGGGCGGGGAAACCTGGTTTCCCCGCTAACCCAATTGAAGGGCGGAGAGAAAGGAGAGCCTGGATGAGTTCAGTGAGCGACGGCGCGCGCCGGTATGCGTGCGAGCCGGCCAACGCCGAGCGCTTTCTGGAGGAACTGTTCGGTTTCTGACGGTCTGCACGCCCCGAACGAGAGTTACCGCGTCGAGATGTTTCAGCGAGGCATCGAGACGGCGATCGTATACCTGGAGGAACTGGCGCGTCTGGAGCGCCGGGCATAGCGGCGAGGAAGGAGATGCCAACCATGAGCGAGGCTCCGGTGCAGGTGATCGTGGCGGCCTTCAGTGACCAGACCAGCGCCCGCGCGATGATGGACGACCTCAAGCAGGGGCGCAAGGAAGGGCTGATCGGGATCATTGACGCGGCGGTGGTAGTCAAAGACGAGAACGGCAAACTCAAGGTCATCGACTCGAAGCGGCGCAGCCGGCGCACCACCGGCCTGATCACTGGCGGGGTCGTGGGCGGCCTCGTGGGCCTGCTGGCCGGCCCGGTGGGCTGGGCGGCCCTGGGCGGCGGTGCGGTGGGCATGCTGGCGGGCCGCCTGGCGGGCCTGCCGACCAGACGCGCCATGGAGGGCATCGGCGAGGCGCTGACGCCGGGATCGTCGGCAATTGTGGCGGTGATCGAGCACAAGTGGATTCCGCAGATCGAGGAGGCGCTGGTCGAGGCCGGGGCGTCGGTGCTGCGCAGCGCCATCGCCGCCGACATCCGCGCGCAACTGGAGGCCGGCGGCAACGTGCTCTACACCGCCATGGCCGGGGAGTCTGGCGAGGGCCTTGCCCGAGTGGCCGAAGGCCCGGAGGGTGTGCGCGTCACCGGCGTGATCGCCGGCGAGGAGGGCATTTTCATCGGCGACGCCCAGTTCACCGACGAGGAGCCGGAAGCCGAAGGCGGCGAGACGACCGGGGAAAAATCGTAGGCACGCAAGGCGTGGCTCCGGGTACGTTCCCGTCCTGCACCGACCCGTCCCCCTCCCTGACCCTCCCCCGCCGGGAGAGGGAATCGGGCGTCTCCCCCTCTGGAGGGAGGCTGGGAGGTGCGTGTTCAAAGTTGGGGCAACCCCGCAGACCTGGGAGCGAGGGCGTCCCGCCCTCGTCAGGATTCGAGGGCAAGATGCCCTCGCTCCCAGGAGAAGTGTGAACAGTTACGGTGGGAGGGAGGCGGAACCCGGCCAACGGCAACCTGCCCGAGAACCGTAGTCTCAGGAGCGTTTCCGGGGGGCTTCGCCCTGCCAGATCCTCCCATCAGGCGGGGCGTGGGGAAACCTGGTTTCTCCATTGCACTTCAAAGGAGCAGCATACCCGTCATGAACGACAGCCTGAAAGCCGAACTCGAAGAGCGCTTCCTGCGCTATGTGCGCATTGACACCACCAGCGACCCCGCCTCCTTCACCTCACCCAGCACGAACCGGCAATTCGACCTGCTCAATCTCCTGGTGGAAGAGTTGCGGGCGATTGGCGCCCGGGACGTGCGCCTGACCGACTACGGAGCGGTGCTGGCGACCATTCCGGCCACGACAACGGTCGCCGATCCGCCCACCATCGCCTTCCTGGCCCACGTGGACACCGCGCCGGCCTTTAATGGCGCGGGCGTCAAGCCGGTGGTGCACCGGGCCTACGACGGCAGTGACATCCGCTTCCCCGATAACCCGGACCTGGTGCTCTCACCCAGAGACTACCCCTACCTGGCGGGCAAGATTGGCGAGGACATCGTCACCGCCAGCGGCACGACCCTGCTGGGCGCCGACGATAAGGCCGGCGTGGCGATTGTGATGGTTATGGCGCGCCACCTGCTCGAAAACTCCTCCATTCCCCACGGCCCCATCCGCGTCTGCTTCACCCCCGATGAAGAGATCGGGCGCGGGGTGCATCCCAACCTGCCGGGGGATCTGCAGGCCGACGTGGCCTACACCCTCGACGGCGCGCACCTGGGCGAAGTGGTCTACGAGACCTTCTCGGCCGACGCGGCCCGCGTGCGGGTTCAGGGCGTGCCGATCCACCCTGGCTGGGCTAAGGGCAAACTGGTCAACGCCCTGCATCTGGCGGCCAGAATCGTTGACATGCTTCCCAAGACGCGCCTCACTCCAGAGACCACCGAAGGGCGCGAGGGCTTTCTGTTTGTCAGCGATTTGCACGGAAACGCGGCCGAGGCGACCATTGAGGTGGCGCTGCGCGATTTTGAACTGGACGGCCTGCGGGCCCATGGCGAGCTGCTGCAAAAGATCTGCGCCGTCGTCCAGGTCTCTGAGCCGCGGGCGAAGATCACCTGCACCATCACCCCGAGCTACCGCAACATGCGCTACTGGCTCGAAAAGGACATGCGCCCGGTCGAACTGGCCCGGGAGGCCTGCCGGCAGGTGGGGGTGGAGCCGTTCTCGGTCCCGGTGCGGGGCGGCACCGACGGCTCGCGCCTGACCGAGATGGGTGTGCCGACGCCCAATCTCTTCACCGGCATGCAGGAGATTCACGGGCCGCTGGAATGGGTCAGCCTCCAGGACATGGCGCGGGCGACCGAGATGGTTATCAAGCTGGCGGAGCTGTGGTCAGCGCAGCCCAGGGCCCTGCCCGGCGCGACGCGGGCCGAACCAGCGGACTGGGTGGGCTAAACCTCCCCGCGCCAGGGTGGCGCTGCCACCCGTTTTCCCCGCGGGCAGGGGCACGGGGAAACCAGGTTTCCCGATCCTCCTCCTACCTGGAAGTGGGACGCCGCTCCTCACCCGCCCCCGCCTCCCGCTCCACCTGCTATGGAGCGGGGGGGCAGGGGGAGGGTGTGGACCACGAATGTTTGCCTCGGGGGCAAGGCCCCAACAAGGAGAATCCACATGGCAGGA
This genomic interval carries:
- the pepT gene encoding peptidase T; protein product: MNDSLKAELEERFLRYVRIDTTSDPASFTSPSTNRQFDLLNLLVEELRAIGARDVRLTDYGAVLATIPATTTVADPPTIAFLAHVDTAPAFNGAGVKPVVHRAYDGSDIRFPDNPDLVLSPRDYPYLAGKIGEDIVTASGTTLLGADDKAGVAIVMVMARHLLENSSIPHGPIRVCFTPDEEIGRGVHPNLPGDLQADVAYTLDGAHLGEVVYETFSADAARVRVQGVPIHPGWAKGKLVNALHLAARIVDMLPKTRLTPETTEGREGFLFVSDLHGNAAEATIEVALRDFELDGLRAHGELLQKICAVVQVSEPRAKITCTITPSYRNMRYWLEKDMRPVELAREACRQVGVEPFSVPVRGGTDGSRLTEMGVPTPNLFTGMQEIHGPLEWVSLQDMARATEMVIKLAELWSAQPRALPGATRAEPADWVG
- a CDS encoding response regulator transcription factor codes for the protein MIRLISADAQAIFRAGIRQICSTFPDFEIVGEASRSADVLTLCERLRPDLVLLDGALPGALSLIAQMRQQYPKVSVIVLVDRVDETLLRHGLQLGIVGYLLKQIDAFDLVQAIRSAAGGLLTIDPDIAALAIVGQNENDLDQEELSEREQAVLSLLLQGISNNDIARRLQISSSTVKFHLRNIYSKLSKLGVRSRAEALAMIYGQRTVASPDASEPYPETLRRRSLALAV
- a CDS encoding DUF1269 domain-containing protein, translating into MSEAPVQVIVAAFSDQTSARAMMDDLKQGRKEGLIGIIDAAVVVKDENGKLKVIDSKRRSRRTTGLITGGVVGGLVGLLAGPVGWAALGGGAVGMLAGRLAGLPTRRAMEGIGEALTPGSSAIVAVIEHKWIPQIEEALVEAGASVLRSAIAADIRAQLEAGGNVLYTAMAGESGEGLARVAEGPEGVRVTGVIAGEEGIFIGDAQFTDEEPEAEGGETTGEKS